A genomic stretch from Chromatiales bacterium 21-64-14 includes:
- a CDS encoding pyridine nucleotide-disulfide oxidoreductase, whose translation MTKSRILLVGIIAVLIYLFFAFHLTDYLTLEYFKSQQTAFVGAFHAHPLRIMGLYAAFYVAVTALSLPGAALMTLVGGAVFGLLWGTVVVSFASTIGATLAFLVSRFLLRDTVQRKFGSSLKAVNSGIEKDGAFYLFTLRLVPAFPFFVINLVMGLTPIRTVTFYLVSQVGMLAGTMVYVNAGTELAKLESVRGILSPGLILSFTLLGIFPLIAKKAVDWVRARKVYAPYPRPRRFDRNLVVIGAGSAGLVSAYIAAAVKAQVTLIEKHKMGGDCLNTGCVPSKALIRSAKLLSHIRRASEFGLRSATAEFDFAEVMERVQRVIRQVEPHDSVERYTRLGVECIQGAARITSPFSVEVHGRTLTTRSIVIATGAQPAVPPIPGLEQAGYFTSDTIWELRRLPSRLVVLGGGPIGSELAQCFARLGSKVTQVQRGPRLLPREDPEISEMVMARFAQEGVDLRMAHNAQAVRVTNGRKVLACEYQGREVEIEFDEILVALGRKANTSGFGLEELGIPIASQGTIEVNEYMQTVYPNIYACGDVTGPYQFTHTAGHQAWYATVNALAAGLRRFKADYRVIPWATFTDPEVARVGLNETEARRNGVAYEVTTFGLDELDRAIADGEAHGVVKVLTAPKHDRVLGATIVGEHAGDLITEYVSAMRHGFGLNKILGTIHIYPTLAEANKYAAGEWKRAHAPQAALRWAERFHRWRRR comes from the coding sequence ATGACCAAGAGCCGTATTCTGTTGGTAGGAATAATTGCGGTCCTGATTTATCTGTTTTTCGCTTTTCACCTGACAGACTACCTGACGCTGGAGTACTTCAAGTCGCAGCAGACAGCGTTCGTTGGCGCCTTCCATGCGCATCCGTTGCGGATCATGGGGCTGTATGCTGCGTTCTACGTGGCGGTCACCGCCCTGTCGCTGCCCGGCGCGGCCTTGATGACCCTGGTGGGCGGTGCGGTCTTCGGGCTGCTATGGGGTACCGTGGTGGTGTCGTTCGCCTCCACCATCGGTGCGACACTGGCGTTTCTGGTCTCCCGGTTCCTGTTGCGGGACACCGTGCAGCGCAAGTTCGGCTCCAGCCTCAAAGCAGTGAATTCCGGGATCGAGAAGGACGGCGCCTTCTACCTGTTCACCCTGCGGCTGGTTCCCGCCTTCCCGTTTTTTGTGATCAACCTGGTGATGGGGCTCACCCCGATCCGCACCGTAACCTTCTACTTGGTCAGCCAGGTGGGGATGCTCGCGGGCACCATGGTCTACGTCAATGCCGGAACCGAACTCGCCAAGTTGGAGTCTGTGCGCGGGATCCTCTCGCCCGGGCTGATCCTGTCCTTCACCCTGCTCGGGATTTTTCCACTCATCGCCAAGAAGGCGGTGGACTGGGTCCGCGCGCGCAAGGTCTACGCTCCGTATCCGCGACCGCGGCGTTTCGACCGCAACCTGGTGGTGATCGGCGCCGGTTCGGCGGGTCTGGTCAGCGCCTACATCGCGGCCGCGGTGAAGGCGCAGGTGACCCTGATCGAAAAGCACAAGATGGGCGGCGATTGCCTCAATACCGGCTGCGTGCCATCCAAGGCCCTGATCCGCTCCGCGAAGCTGCTCTCCCACATCCGTCGGGCATCGGAGTTTGGGTTGCGTTCGGCTACTGCGGAGTTTGATTTCGCGGAGGTCATGGAGCGGGTGCAGCGGGTCATCAGACAGGTGGAGCCCCACGACTCGGTGGAGCGTTATACCCGCCTCGGCGTGGAATGTATCCAAGGCGCCGCGCGGATCACCTCACCGTTTTCCGTGGAGGTGCACGGTCGTACGCTGACGACCCGCAGCATCGTGATCGCGACCGGCGCGCAGCCAGCCGTTCCGCCGATACCAGGGTTGGAGCAAGCGGGGTATTTCACTTCCGACACGATCTGGGAGCTGCGGCGGTTGCCTTCCAGACTGGTGGTGCTGGGCGGCGGGCCTATCGGCAGCGAACTTGCGCAGTGTTTTGCGCGCCTCGGGAGTAAGGTGACCCAGGTGCAGCGCGGGCCACGGTTGCTGCCGCGGGAGGATCCGGAGATCTCGGAGATGGTGATGGCGCGTTTCGCGCAGGAAGGTGTCGACCTACGCATGGCGCACAATGCCCAGGCGGTCCGGGTCACAAACGGGCGAAAGGTTCTCGCGTGCGAATACCAGGGGCGGGAAGTCGAAATCGAGTTCGACGAGATTCTGGTTGCGCTGGGCCGCAAGGCAAATACGAGTGGTTTCGGACTAGAAGAACTCGGGATCCCGATCGCGTCGCAGGGAACCATCGAAGTCAACGAGTACATGCAGACCGTGTATCCGAATATCTACGCATGTGGCGACGTCACCGGACCCTATCAGTTTACCCATACGGCGGGACATCAGGCGTGGTACGCGACGGTGAATGCCCTGGCGGCGGGCCTGCGCCGTTTCAAGGCCGACTACCGGGTCATTCCCTGGGCCACTTTCACCGACCCGGAAGTAGCGCGCGTGGGTCTGAACGAGACCGAAGCGCGGCGCAACGGCGTGGCCTATGAGGTCACGACGTTCGGGCTCGATGAGCTGGACCGGGCGATCGCGGACGGAGAGGCGCATGGTGTGGTCAAGGTTCTGACGGCACCGAAACATGACCGTGTACTGGGTGCCACCATCGTCGGCGAGCACGCGGGGGATCTCATCACCGAATACGTGTCGGCCATGCGTCATGGATTCGGCCTCAACAAGATCCTCGGTACCATCCACATCTATCCCACCCTTGCGGAGGCCAACAAGTACGCGGCTGGCGAGTGGAAGCGGGCGCATGCGCCACAAGCCGCGTTGCGCTGGGCGGAGCGCTTTCACCGGTGGAGGCGGCGCTAG
- a CDS encoding Hg(II)-responsive transcriptional regulator yields the protein MKPTSFTIGQLARKADVNVETIRYYQRIGLLQEPEKPTQGYRRYPTEMTDRIRFIKRAQRLGFQLQEIAELLALSDGQCSDVRSRAEQKRGQIVAQIQDLEAMRATLDALIDACRAGAVSHPCPIVETLSTASSP from the coding sequence ATGAAACCAACGTCCTTTACGATCGGCCAGTTGGCCCGGAAAGCCGATGTCAACGTGGAGACCATCCGCTATTACCAGCGGATCGGGCTCCTGCAGGAGCCTGAAAAACCGACGCAGGGTTATCGGCGCTACCCGACGGAGATGACCGACCGGATCCGGTTCATCAAACGCGCCCAACGCCTGGGTTTCCAGCTGCAGGAGATCGCCGAACTCCTGGCGCTCAGCGACGGCCAGTGCAGTGACGTGCGCTCCCGGGCCGAGCAGAAACGCGGCCAGATCGTGGCGCAGATTCAGGACCTGGAGGCGATGCGCGCCACGCTGGACGCGCTGATCGATGCCTGTCGAGCAGGAGCCGTCAGCCATCCCTGCCCCATCGTAGAGACCCTCTCCACCGCCTCGTCGCCCTAG
- a CDS encoding squalene--hopene cyclase, translated as MSVHTQTADQSRLRQAPAPTVEPVSTPGDLDAAIERATGALLQQQAPEGYWCYELEADCTIPAEYILMMHYMDEIDSDLEARLAVYLREHQQAEGGWPLYFNGAFNMSASVKAYYALKLAGDAANAPHMVKARELILAQGGAARANVFTRIALALFGQIPWRGVPFLPVEILLLPRWFPFHLSKVSYWSRTVMVPLLILCTLKRPARNPRDVHIRELFTVPPERERHYFPVRSRLNRMILTLERIGRRLEPLIPGAMRRRAMKAAEAWFVERLNGTGGLGAIFPAMVNAYEALAHLGYSADHPYRATAMEAIRRLLVVGPRSAYCQPCVSPIWDTGLACLALQEVDGGATGSGARRAMEWMVPLQLRDGPADWRDYRPDLPGGGWPFQFENGHYPDLDDTAVVAWTMDQVPDRPYEETVRRAAQWLCGMQSRNGGFAAFDADNTHYYLNEIPFADHGALLDPPTSDVTARCVTLLARLLPRGSEYRPVIERALEYLRREQEPSGAWFGRWGTNYIYGTWSVLVAFAAAGVGPADPTVRRAVRWLESVQRPDGGWGESNDSYSDAVTAGRGPVSTSYQTAWAMLGLMAAGEGPSASVRRGAEYLLRSQRTEGLWQEDWFTAPGFPRVFYLKYHGYSAYFPLWALARYRNVLQRYPGVTGP; from the coding sequence ATGTCTGTTCATACACAAACCGCGGACCAGTCCCGCCTACGGCAGGCACCGGCGCCCACTGTGGAACCGGTGAGCACGCCAGGGGATCTCGATGCGGCCATCGAGCGCGCGACCGGCGCACTCCTCCAGCAGCAGGCCCCCGAGGGTTATTGGTGTTATGAACTCGAGGCCGACTGCACGATACCCGCCGAATACATCCTGATGATGCACTACATGGATGAGATCGATTCCGATCTGGAGGCGCGTCTGGCGGTGTACCTGCGCGAGCACCAACAGGCGGAGGGCGGCTGGCCGCTTTATTTCAATGGGGCGTTCAATATGAGTGCCTCCGTGAAGGCTTACTACGCCTTGAAGTTGGCTGGGGATGCAGCCAATGCGCCGCATATGGTCAAGGCCCGGGAACTCATCCTGGCCCAGGGCGGCGCGGCCCGCGCCAATGTATTCACGCGCATCGCGCTGGCCCTCTTCGGGCAGATCCCGTGGCGCGGCGTGCCGTTTCTGCCGGTGGAGATCCTGCTCCTGCCGCGTTGGTTTCCGTTCCACCTCAGCAAGGTGTCCTACTGGTCCCGGACGGTAATGGTGCCGTTGCTGATTCTCTGCACCTTGAAGCGACCGGCCCGTAACCCCCGGGACGTCCATATCCGGGAGCTGTTCACGGTTCCCCCAGAGCGCGAGCGTCACTACTTTCCGGTCCGTTCGCGGCTGAACCGCATGATCCTGACACTGGAGCGGATCGGACGCCGGCTGGAGCCGCTGATCCCCGGAGCGATGCGCCGCCGCGCCATGAAGGCCGCCGAGGCATGGTTCGTTGAACGGCTCAACGGAACCGGTGGACTCGGCGCGATCTTCCCCGCCATGGTCAACGCCTACGAGGCGCTGGCGCACTTGGGCTACTCGGCGGACCACCCCTACCGTGCCACTGCCATGGAGGCGATCCGCCGCCTGTTGGTGGTGGGCCCCCGTTCGGCATATTGCCAGCCCTGTGTCTCGCCGATCTGGGACACGGGGCTCGCGTGTCTGGCCTTGCAGGAGGTGGACGGCGGCGCCACAGGGTCTGGGGCACGGCGCGCGATGGAATGGATGGTACCGCTTCAATTGCGTGATGGTCCGGCGGACTGGCGCGACTATCGGCCGGACCTTCCGGGGGGCGGGTGGCCGTTCCAGTTCGAGAACGGGCATTATCCAGATCTGGACGATACCGCCGTGGTGGCGTGGACCATGGACCAAGTGCCGGATCGGCCCTATGAGGAGACGGTGCGCCGCGCCGCCCAGTGGTTATGCGGGATGCAGTCGCGTAACGGTGGCTTCGCGGCGTTCGACGCGGACAATACCCACTACTATCTGAACGAAATCCCGTTCGCCGATCACGGTGCGTTGCTGGATCCTCCCACCAGTGATGTAACCGCGCGCTGCGTAACACTGCTGGCTCGGCTGCTGCCGCGGGGTTCAGAGTACCGCCCCGTGATCGAACGCGCCCTGGAGTACCTGCGCCGTGAGCAGGAACCCAGTGGCGCATGGTTTGGCCGCTGGGGGACCAACTATATCTACGGCACTTGGTCGGTCCTGGTGGCGTTCGCCGCAGCCGGCGTCGGCCCTGCGGACCCGACCGTGCGCCGTGCGGTCCGCTGGCTGGAGAGCGTACAGCGCCCGGACGGCGGCTGGGGAGAGAGCAACGATTCCTATTCCGATGCCGTGACGGCGGGGCGGGGTCCGGTCAGCACCTCGTACCAGACCGCGTGGGCGATGCTCGGTCTGATGGCGGCGGGCGAGGGACCCAGTGCGTCGGTGCGCCGCGGGGCGGAGTATCTGTTGCGGAGCCAACGGACGGAGGGGTTATGGCAGGAGGATTGGTTTACCGCGCCGGGTTTTCCGCGGGTCTTTTATCTGAAGTACCATGGGTACAGCGCGTACTTCCCCCTGTGGGCCCTGGCGCGTTACCGCAATGTGCTCCAGCGGTACCCCGGCGTAACGGGTCCTTGA
- a CDS encoding phytoene synthase, which produces MSSTTIANIGVGPQGDALSDESVQDRLLQGVSRTFALTIPQLPVALARVVGNAYLLCRIVDTIEDEAELGAEQKRQFCDGFAQVVAGVEDPERFAGELGPLLSERTLPAERELVAETPRVMRINAGFNPVQREALEICVRIMAEGMAEFQENRGARGLERLTHLDRYCYHVAGVVGEMLTRLFCDYSPAIACHRERLMELAVSFGQGLQMTNILKDVWDDQTRGVCWLPQEVFTGTGFDLADLQPGCYREGFGEGLGQLIGLTHAHLRNALTYTLLIPPEETGIRNFCLWALGMAVLTLRKINRNRDFNSGRQVKISRRSVKATILATRLTVGHDHLLRSLFFLAGRGLPFDSANKRPRARGSAAGAPGQDAAPRAGHGE; this is translated from the coding sequence ATGTCGAGTACAACCATTGCCAATATCGGCGTCGGGCCGCAGGGCGATGCCCTTTCTGATGAGTCGGTGCAGGACCGGCTGCTGCAAGGGGTATCCCGCACCTTCGCCCTGACCATTCCGCAACTTCCGGTCGCGCTCGCGCGGGTGGTGGGCAACGCTTATCTGTTGTGCCGGATCGTCGACACCATCGAAGACGAGGCGGAACTGGGCGCGGAACAGAAGCGCCAGTTCTGCGACGGCTTTGCCCAGGTGGTAGCCGGTGTCGAGGATCCCGAGCGCTTCGCCGGGGAACTGGGTCCGCTGCTCTCGGAGCGGACCTTGCCGGCGGAACGGGAACTGGTGGCGGAGACCCCGCGGGTGATGCGGATCAACGCGGGTTTCAATCCGGTGCAGCGCGAAGCCCTGGAGATCTGCGTACGGATCATGGCCGAGGGCATGGCGGAGTTCCAGGAAAACCGCGGGGCCCGGGGCCTCGAACGGCTTACGCACTTGGACCGCTACTGCTATCACGTGGCTGGCGTGGTGGGAGAGATGCTGACCCGACTGTTCTGCGACTATTCGCCGGCCATCGCGTGCCACCGCGAACGGCTGATGGAACTCGCGGTCTCCTTTGGCCAGGGTCTCCAGATGACCAACATCCTGAAGGACGTCTGGGACGATCAGACCCGTGGGGTCTGCTGGCTGCCCCAGGAGGTGTTCACGGGGACCGGCTTCGACTTGGCCGACCTGCAACCGGGCTGCTATCGGGAAGGTTTCGGGGAGGGCCTGGGGCAGCTCATCGGGTTGACCCACGCCCACCTTCGAAACGCCCTGACCTACACCCTGTTGATCCCCCCGGAAGAGACCGGCATCCGCAATTTCTGTCTGTGGGCGCTGGGGATGGCGGTGCTTACGCTGCGCAAGATCAACCGTAATCGGGATTTCAACAGCGGCCGCCAAGTCAAGATCTCCCGGCGCAGCGTCAAGGCGACAATCCTCGCCACCCGTTTGACGGTTGGCCACGATCATTTGCTGCGCTCGCTGTTCTTTCTCGCTGGCCGCGGTCTCCCCTTCGACTCTGCGAACAAACGCCCGCGTGCGCGCGGGAGCGCCGCGGGAGCGCCCGGACAGGACGCAGCGCCGCGGGCGGGACACGGCGAATAG
- a CDS encoding 1-deoxy-D-xylulose-5-phosphate synthase, whose product MDAKTRYPLLAQIDLPEDLRRLASSQLEPVAAELRDYLIASVSRSGGHFASSLGAVELSVALHYVFHTPEDRIVWDVGHQAYPHKILTGRAGSLATIRKKDGLSGFPRRAESPYDAFGVAHAGTSVSAALGMALAARATGRGHCAVAVIGDGALTAGMAFEALNHAGDLGADLLVILNDNEMSISPNVGALSNHLTRILSGDFFGNVKERGKWILDRVPPMRELARRAEEHVKGMISPATLFEELGFTYYGPIDGHDLPTLVTTLQNLRGRQGPRLLHVVTRKGKGYAHAERDPVAYHGVGPFDPAVGLVASPSKGGPSYTEVFGAWLCDLAERDPRLVGITPAMREGSGLVEFCARFPDRYFDVGIAEQHAVTLAAGLACEGMKPVVAIYSTFLQRAYDQLIHDVAIQNLPVLFAIDRAGVVGPDGATHAGSFDFSYLRCVPNMVVMAPADENECRQMLYTGYRHDGPAAVRYPRGRGPGVAVDPVMMELPIGRAEVRRRGTGTAILAFGCVLAPALEAGAQIDATVVNMRFVKPLDEVLIRTLAQEHELLITVEDNAVAGGAGSAVSQSLASQGLSVAIVHLGLPDRFLDHDSREGMLAGCGLDRDGILAAVAEHHRTMRPAHRLRIS is encoded by the coding sequence ATGGATGCAAAAACCCGCTATCCCTTGCTTGCCCAGATTGACCTTCCGGAAGACCTCCGACGACTCGCCTCCTCGCAGTTGGAACCGGTCGCCGCCGAACTCCGTGATTACCTGATCGCGTCCGTGTCTCGTAGTGGCGGTCACTTCGCATCGAGCCTCGGCGCGGTGGAACTCAGCGTCGCGCTGCACTATGTATTCCACACGCCGGAAGATCGCATCGTCTGGGATGTGGGGCACCAAGCCTATCCCCACAAGATCCTCACCGGGCGCGCTGGTTCCCTGGCGACGATCCGGAAGAAGGACGGGTTGTCGGGGTTTCCACGCCGTGCCGAGAGTCCCTACGACGCCTTCGGGGTTGCCCACGCGGGCACCTCTGTTAGCGCGGCTCTGGGCATGGCCCTGGCGGCGCGGGCGACCGGACGCGGGCATTGCGCGGTTGCGGTGATTGGTGACGGTGCCCTCACGGCCGGAATGGCCTTTGAGGCCCTCAATCACGCGGGGGATCTGGGGGCCGATCTGCTGGTGATCCTGAATGACAACGAGATGTCCATCTCGCCCAACGTGGGCGCATTGTCCAATCACCTGACGCGCATCCTGTCGGGCGATTTCTTCGGGAACGTCAAGGAGCGCGGCAAGTGGATCCTGGATCGGGTGCCGCCCATGCGTGAGCTGGCGCGCCGCGCGGAGGAGCATGTCAAGGGCATGATCAGCCCGGCCACCCTGTTCGAGGAGTTGGGCTTTACCTATTATGGGCCCATTGATGGCCACGACCTGCCCACCCTGGTGACGACGCTGCAGAATCTGCGCGGGCGCCAGGGACCACGTCTGCTCCATGTGGTGACCCGCAAGGGCAAGGGTTACGCACACGCGGAGCGGGATCCGGTCGCCTATCACGGGGTTGGTCCCTTTGATCCGGCGGTCGGATTGGTGGCGTCGCCATCCAAAGGCGGGCCCAGCTACACGGAGGTGTTCGGCGCCTGGCTGTGCGACTTGGCGGAGCGCGATCCGCGGCTGGTGGGGATCACGCCGGCGATGCGTGAGGGATCTGGACTGGTGGAGTTTTGTGCGCGTTTTCCGGATCGCTACTTCGATGTAGGGATCGCGGAACAGCACGCCGTGACTCTGGCCGCAGGGCTGGCGTGCGAAGGGATGAAACCGGTGGTGGCGATCTACTCCACTTTTCTCCAGCGCGCCTATGACCAACTGATCCATGATGTGGCGATCCAAAACCTACCAGTGCTGTTCGCTATTGACCGGGCCGGCGTGGTGGGGCCGGACGGCGCAACCCACGCCGGCAGTTTCGATTTCTCTTACCTGCGTTGCGTCCCCAACATGGTGGTGATGGCGCCGGCCGACGAGAACGAGTGCCGCCAGATGCTCTATACCGGGTACCGCCACGACGGTCCCGCGGCGGTCCGCTATCCCCGGGGCCGCGGTCCCGGCGTCGCCGTAGATCCGGTGATGATGGAACTGCCCATCGGACGGGCCGAGGTGCGCCGTCGGGGTACCGGTACCGCGATCCTGGCGTTCGGCTGCGTGCTGGCTCCGGCACTGGAGGCTGGCGCGCAGATCGATGCGACCGTGGTGAACATGCGCTTCGTCAAACCGCTCGACGAGGTGTTGATCCGCACCCTTGCCCAGGAGCATGAGCTTCTGATTACCGTGGAAGACAATGCGGTGGCCGGGGGCGCGGGCAGCGCGGTGAGCCAGTCCCTGGCCTCTCAGGGCCTCTCCGTGGCGATTGTCCATCTGGGGCTTCCGGACCGGTTTCTGGATCACGATTCCCGGGAAGGCATGTTGGCCGGTTGCGGCCTGGATCGGGATGGTATACTGGCGGCGGTGGCGGAACACCATCGCACCATGCGACCCGCCCATCGGCTGCGGATCAGCTGA
- a CDS encoding 4-hydroxy-3-methylbut-2-enyl diphosphate reductase, with product MDVILAQPRGFCAGVVRAIEIVECALDVYGPPVYVLHEIVHNHHVVDDLRTRGAIFVESLAEVPEGAVAIFSAHGVATAMVDQASDRKLEVIDATCPLVTKVHLQAQRYSLRGYEVIIIGHPGHPEVEGTRGRVTGPVHVVSGCEDIPKLNLKDPTRLAYVTQTTLSVDDTRDVIEALKQRFPDIQGPDLDGICYATQNRQNAVRRLAAEVDLLLVVGARNSSNSNRLREVGEQAGVSAYLVQDAGELDASWFSPGVRVGLTAGASAPEVLVQAVLERLRSYGVDHVIEMESERETTTFRLPVALLRKTSHTSQRRES from the coding sequence ATGGATGTCATACTTGCCCAACCGCGAGGCTTCTGTGCGGGGGTGGTCCGTGCCATCGAGATCGTGGAGTGCGCCCTTGATGTTTACGGGCCACCGGTTTATGTACTCCACGAGATCGTTCACAATCATCACGTGGTTGACGACCTGCGTACCCGCGGCGCCATCTTCGTAGAGAGCTTGGCCGAAGTGCCAGAAGGCGCGGTCGCCATCTTCAGCGCCCACGGCGTCGCCACCGCCATGGTAGACCAAGCATCCGACCGCAAGTTGGAAGTAATAGACGCCACCTGCCCATTGGTGACCAAGGTGCACCTGCAGGCGCAGCGCTACAGCCTCCGCGGCTACGAGGTCATCATCATCGGCCACCCCGGACATCCTGAAGTGGAAGGAACCCGCGGCCGGGTCACCGGTCCGGTGCACGTCGTATCCGGGTGCGAGGACATCCCAAAACTGAACCTCAAGGATCCCACCCGTCTCGCGTACGTCACCCAGACCACGCTCAGCGTGGACGACACCCGGGACGTGATCGAGGCCTTGAAGCAGCGTTTCCCGGATATTCAGGGACCGGATCTGGACGGCATCTGCTATGCGACCCAGAACCGCCAGAATGCCGTGCGGCGCTTGGCCGCGGAAGTGGATCTGCTGCTGGTAGTGGGCGCTCGCAACAGCTCCAACTCCAACCGCCTGCGGGAAGTGGGCGAACAAGCGGGCGTCTCTGCCTATCTGGTACAGGATGCCGGGGAATTGGACGCGTCCTGGTTCTCACCCGGCGTGCGGGTGGGCCTCACGGCGGGCGCCTCGGCCCCGGAGGTACTCGTCCAGGCCGTTCTGGAACGTTTGCGCAGCTACGGGGTCGATCATGTAATCGAAATGGAATCGGAACGTGAGACCACCACCTTCCGCCTGCCGGTGGCCCTGCTCCGGAAAACTTCCCACACCAGTCAGCGTCGCGAGTCTTAG
- a CDS encoding hopanoid biosynthesis associated radical SAM protein HpnH: protein MSVPLHQQIRVGAYVIRQKVRGARRYPLVLMLEPLFRCNLECAGCGKIDYPEEILDRRLSVAECLEAVDESGAPIVSIPGGEPLIHKEMPEIVAAIVARKKFVYLCTNALLLTKKIGDYTPSPYFTFSVHLDGNRERHDASVCRAGVFDKAVEAITLARDRGFRVTVNCTLFQGEDPKEIADFFDYATALGVEGITISPGYSYEHAPRQDVFLKRTQSKELFRNIFRIGRQRQRKWQFNQSSLFLDFLAGNQTYQCTPWSNPTRNVFGWQKPCYLLVDEGYAPSFKALMEETDWDHFGTGRNPKCDNCMAHCGYEGTAVDDTVAHPLKALKVFLSGPRTDGPMAPELPTRYHTSSGRARVDVEVGGLAKRESAG, encoded by the coding sequence ATGAGTGTGCCTTTGCACCAGCAGATCCGTGTAGGAGCCTATGTCATACGCCAGAAAGTACGCGGCGCGCGCCGTTACCCTCTGGTCCTGATGCTGGAGCCCTTATTCCGCTGCAACCTCGAATGCGCCGGCTGCGGCAAGATCGATTATCCGGAAGAGATTCTCGACCGCAGGCTGAGCGTGGCGGAGTGCCTCGAGGCGGTGGATGAAAGCGGTGCGCCGATCGTATCGATCCCCGGCGGTGAACCGCTCATCCACAAGGAAATGCCGGAGATCGTCGCTGCCATCGTTGCGCGCAAAAAATTCGTCTACCTGTGCACCAATGCCCTATTGCTGACGAAAAAGATCGGCGACTACACCCCGTCGCCCTATTTCACCTTCTCTGTGCACCTGGATGGCAACCGGGAGCGCCATGACGCATCGGTATGCCGCGCAGGCGTATTCGACAAGGCCGTGGAGGCAATCACCCTGGCGCGCGATCGCGGATTCCGGGTGACGGTCAACTGCACCCTGTTCCAGGGCGAGGATCCGAAGGAAATCGCAGACTTCTTCGACTATGCCACCGCACTCGGCGTGGAAGGTATCACCATCTCCCCGGGCTACAGCTACGAGCATGCACCGCGTCAGGATGTGTTTCTCAAGCGCACCCAGAGCAAGGAGCTGTTCCGCAACATCTTCCGGATCGGCCGCCAGCGGCAGCGCAAGTGGCAATTCAATCAGTCGAGCCTGTTTCTGGACTTCCTGGCCGGAAACCAGACCTACCAGTGCACGCCTTGGAGCAATCCGACCCGCAACGTATTCGGGTGGCAGAAGCCCTGCTATCTGCTGGTGGACGAAGGCTACGCCCCAAGCTTCAAAGCGCTCATGGAGGAAACCGATTGGGATCACTTCGGCACCGGGCGCAACCCGAAGTGCGACAACTGCATGGCCCATTGCGGTTACGAGGGCACCGCGGTGGACGACACAGTGGCACATCCCCTCAAGGCCCTGAAGGTATTCCTGTCGGGCCCGCGTACCGACGGACCCATGGCCCCGGAACTGCCTACCCGCTACCACACGTCCTCCGGACGGGCGCGTGTCGATGTCGAGGTGGGCGGCCTGGCCAAACGCGAAAGCGCGGGCTGA
- a CDS encoding glycosyl transferase: protein MWTELAAAAATLWWLILALPWHPWGTAERLDAPLDARQEDLSDVTVLIPARNEAGTVSRVLDSLAAQGPGLRVILVDDESSDGTAAAARRSRIENLTVLTSIPLPPGWTGKLWALEQGRSMVASPLTLLLDADIALAPGTVAALRHRLRDQGLQLVSLMAAPDLTRFWERALMPAFIYFFKLLYPFRLANARHRLVAAAAGGCVLLETERLARIGGFGAIRDALIDDCALARRVKIDGGRTWIGLTRSARMLRHHGFRDIWDMVARTAFTQLRYSVLLLLLCSGLLLLAFAVPVAGFGAHGPWPPMLCAGAWAGMLISYRPTLRFYGLPTAWGLALPLVGTLYLAMTWWSAIRYWRGHRSQWKDRTYARISKDGVSR from the coding sequence GTGTGGACTGAACTCGCAGCGGCCGCCGCGACCCTGTGGTGGCTGATCCTGGCCCTGCCGTGGCATCCCTGGGGCACGGCGGAACGCCTGGATGCGCCCCTGGATGCCCGACAGGAGGATCTCAGCGACGTAACGGTGCTGATCCCGGCGCGCAATGAGGCGGGTACGGTGAGCCGGGTGCTGGATAGCCTTGCCGCACAAGGCCCCGGGCTGCGGGTGATCCTGGTGGACGACGAGTCCAGCGACGGCACCGCGGCGGCGGCCCGACGTTCCCGCATCGAGAACCTGACCGTACTGACCAGCATTCCTCTGCCACCAGGGTGGACGGGGAAACTCTGGGCCTTGGAGCAGGGACGGAGCATGGTGGCCTCGCCCCTAACCCTGCTGCTGGACGCCGACATCGCCCTGGCGCCCGGAACCGTGGCGGCCCTGCGGCACCGGCTGCGGGACCAGGGACTACAGCTGGTATCCCTGATGGCGGCACCGGACCTCACGCGGTTCTGGGAGCGCGCCCTGATGCCGGCATTCATCTATTTTTTCAAGCTCCTCTACCCGTTCCGTCTCGCCAACGCCCGTCACCGGCTGGTGGCCGCCGCCGCCGGCGGCTGTGTCCTGCTGGAAACGGAACGGCTGGCGCGGATCGGGGGTTTCGGAGCGATCCGCGACGCGCTGATCGACGACTGTGCGCTGGCGCGCCGGGTCAAAATCGACGGCGGACGCACCTGGATCGGGCTCACCCGCTCCGCCCGCATGCTGCGTCATCACGGGTTCCGGGACATCTGGGACATGGTGGCTCGCACCGCCTTCACGCAACTGCGTTATTCGGTCCTGCTGCTGCTCCTGTGCAGCGGGCTGCTCCTACTGGCGTTTGCCGTACCCGTAGCCGGTTTTGGGGCCCACGGGCCCTGGCCTCCGATGCTGTGCGCGGGGGCCTGGGCCGGGATGCTGATCAGTTACCGGCCGACCCTGCGCTTCTACGGGCTACCTACGGCCTGGGGGCTGGCGCTACCCCTGGTGGGCACACTCTATCTGGCCATGACCTGGTGGTCGGCGATCCGCTACTGGCGCGGCCACCGGTCGCAGTGGAAGGACCGCACCTACGCCAGGATTTCGAAGGACGGCGTTTCACGGTAA